The genomic DNA CCCCATGGACCGCCGTGCGCACTAGAGAAAATCTAGACTTAACTTTCCGGCAACATTGCCCTTTTCAAGGTGGTTACAGTTCCGGTAAAATTTCGGGTGGTTAGGCGGCGTAAAGTCATGGTATAAGCCTGTACACGCTGGACGAATACGAAAAATCATCATTAATTCATTAAACTAATTGAGAATCGGGCCGATAAGAGCCAGTAAGGACAAGGCCCCGATTTTACAGGCGAGACATGAGCGACAGAAAACAGGAATTGGCCGAACGAACGGCCGAGGTTCGGGAAGCGCTGGCCAATGCCGCGAGGCAGGCCGGTCGCGCGCCTGAAGACGTGACCCTGGTTGCGGTTTCCAAACTGCACCCGGCCTCGGACATACGCGCGCTGGCCGAGACGGGCCAGGCCGAGTTCGGCGAAAACTACGTGCAGGAAGCCCTGTCCAAACAGGAAGATCTGGCCGGACTGGACGTGAACTGGCATTTCATCGGCGGCCTTCAGACCAACAAGGCCAAATACGTGGCCGGAAAGTTCGCCCTGGTGCACAGCGTGGATTCCTCCAAGCTGGCCCGGGCATTGCACAACAAGGCCGTGAGCCTGGACACGGTGCAGGATATCCTGATCCAGGTGAACATAGCTGGCGAGACGCAGAAATCGGGAGTCGAAACCGAACGTCTTCCCGAGCTGGCCGAGGAGGTCCTCGGCATGGAAGGACTTCGCCTCGCCGGGTTGATGACCATGCCGCCGTTCTTCGACGATCCGGAACGCGCCAGGCCGGTGTTCGCCCGGCTGCGGGAACTGCGCGACCGACTCGAAACAAGGCTGGGCGTCAAGCTGCCCCATCTTTCCATGGGCATGACAGGGGATTTCGTCCCGGCCGTTGAGGAAGGGGCGACGTTGGTGCGCATCGGCACGAGAATTTTCGGAGCGCGGCCGCCGCGCGGCTAGGAACTAAGCGGAGACAGCATGGATCTGGGTACCATAATAGGCATCGTCCTCTCCTTCGGACTGGTCTTGTCGGCCATTATGACCGGCTCCAGCCTGATTATATTCGTGTCCGTGCCCTCCCTGCTCATCGTGGTGGGCGGCACCATCGGAGCGGGCCTGGTCAACTACCCAATGAACTACATCATCGGGGTCATAGGGGTCATCAAGAACACCTTCTTCTCCAGCCTGGACTCCCCGGCCGAGGTCATCGACCGTTTCAAGGACTACGCCAACCGCGCCCGCCGCGAGGGCATCCTGTCCCTGGAGCCGCTCATCAAGGAAATCGACGACGACTACATGCGCAAGGGGCTGCAACTGACCGTTGACGGCCTGGAACCCCAGACCATCCAGGAGATCCTCGAAACCGAGATATCCTACCTGAGCGAGCGGCACGCCACCGGCGCGGACGTGGTCGGCGCGCTCGGCACCCTGGCGCCGGCCATGGGCATGATCGGCACGGTCATCGGCCTGGTCCAGATGCTCCAGACCATGAGCGACCCGTCCTCCATCGGCCCGGCCATGGCCGTGGCCCTGCTGACCACCCTCTACGGCGCCATCATCGCCAACCTGATCCTCAACCCCATGGCGGGCAAGCTCAAGGCGCGCAGCAAGGAGGAAATTCTCCTCCGCGAGATGATAATGGAAGGTATCCTGTCCATTTCCAAGGGCGAGAACCCTCGCATCATCGAGGAAAAGCTGAACAGCTACCTGCCGCCCAAGGACCGCATCGTTTCCGATTAACCATCACGCCCGAGGGGGCGCGCCATGGCCAAGAAAAAGAAAAGACAGAGCTGCGAGGAAATTCCTCTGTGGATGCTGACGTTCGCGGACTGCATGACGCTGATGCTGACGTTCTTCATCCTGCTCGTGTCCATGGCCACCATCGACCAGCGGCGCAAGCTGGTGGCGCTCGGCTCCATCATCGGCACCTTCGGGTTCAACAAGCAGAGCTACGACACCTTCTCCAAGGAAGACACCAAAAAGACCGTGGAGCCAGGCCCCATCGACACAGGGGATCTGGAGCCGCTTCAGTCCCTGAAATGGGAAGACGTGGACGCGGACATCAATTTTTCCTCGAACAGGTTCGTCCAGATCCTGTCCATCAACGCCAGCCTCCTTTTCGGGCCTGACGGCTCCGTCCTGAGTCCGGGAGGACGGGCCACCCTGGACCGCTTCATGCCCCTGTTGAGGCAGGTCGAATATCCCCTGCTCCTGGCCGGGCACACTTCGGACATGCGCGACGAGCTCGGGCTGGACTACCAGCCCGGCGATGACGAGCAAAACCCGGACCTCTCCTGGAAACTCTCGCTCAACCGGACCCTGGCCATCTACAGCTATCTGCTGGCCAACGGCATGAGTCCGGACATGCTCCGGGTCGAGGCGTTCGGCAAATACCGCCCCCACTACCCGCCGAACTCAGCGGAAAACCGCGCCCGCAACCGGCGTGTGGACATCGTTCTGGACAAGCGCTCCAGCCGTCTGGGCGACCGCATAGTCGAGACCGCGCCCGCGCCTCCGCGCCGGGACGACACCATGAGCGTCGACGGCTTTGAATTCGACGTCTCCACCCCTGCGGAGCTGCGTTAGCCATGGCCAGAAAGAAAAAGGAAGAGCCCTGTCCGCCCCTGGCCCTGTGGCTGGTGACGTTTTCGGACCTCATGACCCTGTTGCTGACGTTCTTCGTCCTGCTCCTGTCCATGGCCTCCATGGACAACGCCATCCTCACCAAGGTCACGCTGACCACGGCGGACCTCGGCCTGCTCGACAGGCGCGGCTCGGGCCGGGTCAGCGTGAAGGAGCGGTTGATCGTGGACCTCATGGAGAAGCCGTGGGAAGTGCTCGACAAGCAGCAGCGGATCAAGGACCTGCTCTTTCCGGACGACACCCTGCCGGACGAGATCAGCAAGTCCCGGCTCGACGACAACCTCGACGTCCTGGCCAAGCAGGACGGCGTGGCCCTGGTCTTCTCCGACCAGATTCTTTTCGCGCCCGGCAAGGCCGAGCTGTCCGACCTCGGCAGGTTCCTCATAGACCGGCTGGTGCCGATGATGACCCAGACCGACGCACCTATCAACGTGGCCGGGCACACCGATGCCTCGGACGCCGCGCAGACGCCGCTGGAACTGTCCGGCGACCGCGCCCTGGCGGTGCTCGCCTACCTCGTGGACAAGGGCGTGCCCAACTCGCGATTTTCCCTGTCCGCTTACGGCGACGCCTTCCCGGTGGTCGACGATACGGGCAGGCGGATAGCCTCGCCCAAAAACCGACGGGTGGAGATACTGCTCAAGACCGCCCGCCCCATCGGCGGCTACTGACGGGCCTAAAGTTGGCCTGGAAAATTACGACGATTGACGATAAGCATTTTGACAACATCCAGCAGGAAGGAAACTGCCATGGCCGAAGACGAAATCCAGGAAGACGGAAAAAAGAAAAAGAGCGGTCTGCTCAAGTGGATCATCATCGTCGTTCTGCTGGCGGGACTGGGCGTGGGCGGCTACTTCGTCTACACCATGTACATCGCCGCGCCCGACGAAAATGCGACCGCCCAGGATGACGCCTCGGGCGATCCCGCCCAACCGGCCGAGCAACTGGAGGGCCAGATCGTGGCCCTGCCCACGTTCCTGGTCAACCTGGCCGACCCCCTCGGACGCCGATACCTCAAACTCGGCGTGGAGGTCGAGGTGCGCGATAGCGACGCCCAGGCCGCTCTGACCAAGTACGAAGCCAAGATCAAGGACACCCTGCTCCTGCTTCTTTCGAGCAAGACCTACGACGGCCTGTCCACCATGCAGGCCAAGGTGGAACTCAAGCAGGAGATCGCCGACCGCCTCAATCAGATCATCGGCAACGGCGGCGTATTGCGGGTCTACATCACGGAAATGGTCATTCAGTAGCACGCTTCTTGCTAGTTTCGTATCGGGACGTCCCGATTTTTGACGGCCCGGACGAAGAACAATGAATTCAACGAGGTGAGCGACATGGCTGACGATCAGGACAAACTCGCGCAGGAATGGGCCGACGCCCTTCTTGAAAATGGCGACGTGACCGATCCTTCCGAGGCGGAGAGCGCCGACATGGGAAATGACGACGAGGCCCTGGCCGACGAATGGGCGGCAGCCCTGGCGGAATCCGAACAGGAGGAAGTCAGGCACGAAAAGGAGCAGGCGTTCCTGTCCACCCGGACCCACGATTACGACCTGCCCGACATGGGCCCGGACGCCAAGGCCGGAAGCACCTCCGGCAAGCGCGACCTGGACTTCATCCTGGACATTCCGCTGGAAGTCTCGGCCGAACTCGGCCGCACCAAGCTTCTCATCAACGAGCTTCTACAACTGGGACAGGGCTCGGTGGTCGAGCTGAACAAGCTGGCCGGCGAACCCCTCGAAATCTACGTCAACGGCAAGCTGGTGGCGCGCGGCGAGGCCGTGGTCATCAACGAAAAATTCGGCATCCGGCTGACGGACATCATCAGTCCCATCGAGCGGGTGAAGCAGCTTGGCTAGCCCGGCTCCTGTCAACGTCGCCGCCCCCATGGAACTTCCGGCTGTGGATTCGGGAACCACCCTCCTGACCACCGCCGGCTACCTGTTCCTGCTGCTCGGCGTCATTTTTCTGGCTTACTGGCTGCTCAAACGGTTCGGCGTGCCCAGCGCGCTGACCTCGGGCGGTCCCGGCGGCCCGAGGCTGGTCAACCGTCTCATGCTCGGAAACCGCCAATCGCTGACCGTGGTGCGCTACCGCGACAAGGACCTGCTGCTGGGCGTGACCGAACACGAGATCACCCTGCTCTCCGAGTCGGAAGCAGCGCCCGAGCCGGAACGCCCGGAACGCAAGAACTTCGCTTCGATCCTCAAGAGGAACGCGGGCCATGAGTAGCCGCGCGCGTCTGCTGACCCTGCTGGCGGTCCTGGCCGCCGTGCTCCTTCCGGCACTGGCCTGGGCGCAGGCCCCGGTCATCCCGAAACTGTCCATGGAGCTTGCCGCCGGGCAGGCCGATCCGCAGGAAGTCTCGACCCTGCTCGAAATCCTCTTTCTGCTGACAGTCCTGTCCGTGGCCCCGGCCATCCTGCTGACCATGACCTCCTTCACCCGGATCATCATCGTCTTCCACTTCATCCGGCAGGCCATGGGCACCCAGCAGATGCCGCCCAACCAGATCCTGGCCGCCCTGGCCGTCTTCATGACCATGGTCATTATGTACCCAGTGGGCAAGGCCATCAACGAGACCGCGCTCCAGCCGTACATGAACGAGACCATCAATTTCACCGAGGCGTTGACCCGCGCCCAGGAGCCTATTCGCACGTTCATGTTCAAGCATACCCGCGAGAAGGACCTGTCCATCTTCTACTCCATCACCAAGGAGCCGCGCCCCGAGAGCAAGAACGACGTGCCCACCATCATGCTGGTGGCCGCCTACACCATCTCCGAGCTGAAGACGGGCTTCACCATAGGCTTCCTGATCTACATTCCGTTCCTCATTCTCGATATGGTCGTGGCCTCCATCCTGCTCGCCATGGGCATGATGATGCTGCCGCCGGTGATGATCTCGCTGCCGTTCAAGATTCTGCTGTTCATCCTCATCGACGGTTGGAACCTGCTGGTGGGGTCCCTGGTCAACACCTTCCAGTGACCGGACGCCCCGCGTTACCCGGGGAGTGGTCCGTCCGGACATCTGCCCGCAACCTCAACCGCCCCGACATGGAGGGCCTGAAATGACACCGGAGTTTGTCGTCGGTTTCGCCCGGCAGGCCATCGAAATGACCCTGGTTATCTCCCTGCCCATGCTCGGCATCGGCATGGCCGTGGGCATCCTCATCTCCATCATCCAGGCCGCCACCCAGATTCAGGAAATGACCCTGACCATGGTGCCGAAGATCATCGCCCTTTTCCTGGCCCTGCTCGTGGCCTTCCCATGGATCATGGACAAGATGACCTCATACACCACCAACCTCTTTCTCAACCTGCCGAACTACATCCGCTAGTGCGCCCCGGCGCCTTCCCCGCCGTGTCGCCGCCTCTCTCCGGCGAAGGACTTTCCTCGGCTGTCATTGACTATACGTTCAATCCAATGCTAGGAATGTTAAGCTGAGAATAGTGAACTGGTCGTCGTCCGGCAGGAGGGGATACCCGGACGAAAGGCTTATCTCCGGAACGCTTGACGCGTCCTCAAGGGTTGTCGAAATGGCGGAAGACACCCTTGAAAGGGAAGCTGATTAACATTCCGGGTGACGACCCATGCTCCCCTCCGGCCTTCTCGATGAGAATTGCGCACGGCAGCACAATAAGCGGCAACTGTAGGGGATCAATCTGTGAAGCACCCGTCTTCATTAGTAGTTAGTGCACCGCTCACCGCATTCTTGCGGCGTTTGCCATATTTCCATTCATCCCGTTCCACCCGGAATTCCCGGCGGCCACGTCGGGCGCCCCCCGCGAACGGCACAGAGAGCGAAAAGGGCGACGAACAGCACCCTGCTCGCACGGCGGCGCGCCATCTGCTCCTCGCCGCCGTGCTGACAGCCTGGTGGTGTGTGCAGCTTCCGGCTTGCGCGCAGGCATCGGCAAACATCCATTTCCTGGACACCTTCGCCTCCATGCCCGAATCCGATGCTCGGTCATTCGCGGCCTCCATACATTACCCGGCGGAATCCCCGGAGACCGCGCCGCCGAACGCCTCACTCAAATGGGTGGAGCCCCTGCCCGACACCCTGTTCCCTCCCGACATCGCCGCCCCGCTGTTCTGGTGGGACGCCGCTGAAAAACCAGCGGCCTGGAAGATCTCCGTACTTGCCGAGGACGGCCCGATATTCAGCGTGCTGACCAGATCGGGACATTGGATTCCGACCGATGGGCAATGGGATTTAATGCGGACCCGCGCCGCGCTCGGCCATGACGCGGCGTTGCGCGTATGCGTCGCCGCCGTCGGCGGGTGGGATGGCCGGACCATCGAAGGGGAAGTATCCCTGCGAATAGCTTTCAGCCCGGACCCCATCGACGCCAAAATCTTCTTTTTGCGCAAACCCGTGCCCTTTGCCGAGGGACAGGCACACCCCGAACTGACCCAATGGCTGTTGGCCGACCCGGCACGGCCCGGCGAGCCGGACCTGGTCATGGACGGACTTCCCGTCTGCGGCAACTGCCACACCTTTGCCGCCGGGGGCAGCGTCCTCGGCATGGACGTGGACATCGACGGCGACAAGGGCAGCTACATGCTCATCCGCGACAAGGGCAGGGCCACGGTCGCGCGGAACAACCTGGTCTCGTGGAACGACCGGCCGACCCCGGCGGGCGCGCCGTACAGCTTCGGCCTGTTCACCGCCCTGTCCCCCTCGGGCCGGTACGCGGTTTCCACTGTGGGAGAGCACTCCCTCTTCGTCAGTCTCGACGACAAGGCTTTCTCCCAGCTCTTCTATCCCGTCACCGGCTTCATCGGCGTGTACGACGTGGACGCGGGCCGACATGCGGACCTCCCGGGAGCCTCCGACGAACGGTGCGTGCAGACCGCTCCGGCATTCAGCCCGGACGGCCGGACCGTGGCCTTTTCCCGCGCGCCGGTGTCCCCCGCTTTGCTCAAGGCCGTGACAAGCGGACAGGTGCGGGCCGAACCCCATTCCGCCAGCATATTCGCGCTGAACGAAAAATACCCGTTCCGCTTCGACATCTGGACCGTGCCCTTCAACGAGGGGCGCGGGGGCGAACCCGTGCCGCTGCGAGGAGCCTCGGACAACGGAAAGAGCAACTATTTCGCCCGCTATTCCCCGGACGGCGAATGGATCGTGTTCACGCAAAGCCCGACGGGCCTCGTGCTGCAACCGTTCAGCCGCCTGATGATCGTCCCGGCGGCGGGCGGAAAGGCCGCGCCGCTGGCCTGCAACGTCGAGGGAATGAACTCGTGGCACAGCTGGTCGCCCAACGGACGATGGCTGGTCTTTTCCGGCAAGTCCCGCTCCCCGGTGACCGAACTGTTTTTGACCCATATCGACAAGGACGGCCGGTCCAGCCCGGCGATCAGATTGTTCCGTTACAGCTCGGAATCCATGGCGGCCATGGTGCCCGAGTTCGTGCCGGAATCCTTTGCAAACCTGCGGAGCATCCGATTTGGATTCCACTTGGATGGGAGTCGGCAGTCCAAATCGGGCAACATCCGATAACGTATCGTATTCATCTACAAACGAGGAAGCTATGAGGAACGGAATCACACTACGGTTACTGGGTTGCATCGTATTCATGATGGTCCTCGCCGTGTCCGGCGGCCATGCCCACGCCTACGGAGGCGGTGGTGGCGGCGGTGGCGGTGGAGGAGGTGGCGGTGGCGGCGGAGACGTTGGCGACTCAGGTCAGGACAGCGGCTTTGGCCCCCTCTCCCAGGCGGACCTGGTCCGCGCCTTCGGGACGCCGCAACAAAAGGAAGAGCTGGAACGCTCCATCAAGGAGGCGCGTGACCGCCTCAAGCAGGCCGAAAAGATGGCTGAGATCAGACGGAAGCAGCTTAATCTGGCCAAAAAGAAACTCAGAGAGCTTGAGCAGGAAATCCACAATGGCGATACCTCCATTGAAAAGGAGAACGAATATTTCGACATGTGGAAAAAGCTCACCCGGAAGCAGAACGAGTTTCTGAAGCAGAACACCGAGGCCATTGTCGCCGGAGCGGAGCTTGGGCGCGCCGAAGAGGGCGACGACAGCCTCACCCAGGCCCAGCGGGACAGGCTCAGGGACTCCTTCAACAAAGACGCGGACGCCATCCGCAGGGAAGCGACCGAGAGAATGATAGACGCCCTGTTGCAACATTCGCGAGTCGCCATGAACGAGGCGGACGCCCACGACCGCAACATGCAGCGCGCCGAGATGGTCAAATGGGTGGCCGTAGCCGGTGGCGTCGCGGTCAGTGGCGTGGGAGCCGCCACCCTCACCACGGCCCAGGCCGCGAAGCTGCTCCTGGTCTCGTCGGCGCTTGATGCGACCGGAGCCGGGATCGGCGCGGCCGCCGACTCGCGGAGCAAGGGACACAGCGTGACCGAAACCGTTGTCAGAACCATGTCCGCGGCCACCCTGCAGGCGATTGCGGGGAAGGTGCTGGGAAAGGTGCCCTCCACCAAGGCGGCCACGGCGGACGCGCTGGTGGATTTCGCCAAGGCATACGGTGTTGACGCCTTGCAGAACGCGATGGCCGATCTCGATACCTCCAATTCCGCACCCACGTCCGCTCCCAACTACTCCCCCGGCATACCCACGCAACAATATCACCGGTAGGAACAAGGAGAAACATCATGAACAGACTGTTTTCACTCATCATTGTTTCGGCCTTGTTCGCCCTGTTGTCCGCCTGCGTCACCACCGGCACCAACATGGCCTCGACCTCGCCGGACCCCGCCTTCACAGCCGAAGACATCGCGAACACCGAGGTCATCGGCTCGCTGAACCTGCCCGGGCACGCCAAGGTCGTGCTTGCCGCCCTGCTGCTGGAAATGCGCGGGGAGTCGACCGCCGGACTGAAATCGGCGGTCAAATTCAGCAAGGACGGCGAACACGACCTGCGCAACTCGTTCACGAACTACAAGGGGTATGACGTCGCGCTCATCGAGATCGACCAGGTCGGTGTCGGGAAGCAGCCGAAAAACGGCCTGAACATGGCCATGGGCGGCGTCTTCACCTTCATGAATGACATCGGCCAGACGTTCTCGGAAAGGTTCTTCGCCGACTACACCATCGCCCGGAACGGAACGATGGTCATTCAAAACAGCGCAGCGACGCCCGAATTCTCGGAATTCCCGTCCGTCACGGGCTTTTTCGTCAAGCATGAAGCCCTTGTGGCGGCCGCGCCCAAGCTGAACTCCTTCCGCGACTTCTTCCTCTTCGCCATGGCCAACAGCATTCCCATGAATGCTACCGAGGAGGAGACCCGAAACCTGGCCCAGTACGATACACTCTCGTTTTTCGACAAGCTGTCCAGGTCCGAGCTGCTGCCGAAGACCATGGAAGGGAACTTCGCCTTCCTCTGCTTTGCCATGGACAGGATGTCGCCCGTGGACTCCTTTATCGTCAAAGTGAGCAAATCCAAACTCCCGAGGGGCGTCCCCTCGGTCGAGCCTCACGATATAGACTTCCCCGACGGCTACCGGATGGCCATCGTCGAGGGTTCGGCCAAGCTGTACGACAAGATGCGCCCCTTCTACATCCACGCGCTGTACAAGAAGGGAGGCGCGGCTTCCGGCACCGAACAACACATCGGCACGTTCTCCAACCAGAAGCTGCCCGCCGATATCCAGCGCCTGTCCGT from Pseudodesulfovibrio thermohalotolerans includes the following:
- the fliO gene encoding flagellar biosynthetic protein FliO, producing MASPAPVNVAAPMELPAVDSGTTLLTTAGYLFLLLGVIFLAYWLLKRFGVPSALTSGGPGGPRLVNRLMLGNRQSLTVVRYRDKDLLLGVTEHEITLLSESEAAPEPERPERKNFASILKRNAGHE
- a CDS encoding OmpA/MotB family protein, yielding MAKKKKRQSCEEIPLWMLTFADCMTLMLTFFILLVSMATIDQRRKLVALGSIIGTFGFNKQSYDTFSKEDTKKTVEPGPIDTGDLEPLQSLKWEDVDADINFSSNRFVQILSINASLLFGPDGSVLSPGGRATLDRFMPLLRQVEYPLLLAGHTSDMRDELGLDYQPGDDEQNPDLSWKLSLNRTLAIYSYLLANGMSPDMLRVEAFGKYRPHYPPNSAENRARNRRVDIVLDKRSSRLGDRIVETAPAPPRRDDTMSVDGFEFDVSTPAELR
- a CDS encoding OmpA/MotB family protein; protein product: MARKKKEEPCPPLALWLVTFSDLMTLLLTFFVLLLSMASMDNAILTKVTLTTADLGLLDRRGSGRVSVKERLIVDLMEKPWEVLDKQQRIKDLLFPDDTLPDEISKSRLDDNLDVLAKQDGVALVFSDQILFAPGKAELSDLGRFLIDRLVPMMTQTDAPINVAGHTDASDAAQTPLELSGDRALAVLAYLVDKGVPNSRFSLSAYGDAFPVVDDTGRRIASPKNRRVEILLKTARPIGGY
- the fliQ gene encoding flagellar biosynthesis protein FliQ — translated: MTPEFVVGFARQAIEMTLVISLPMLGIGMAVGILISIIQAATQIQEMTLTMVPKIIALFLALLVAFPWIMDKMTSYTTNLFLNLPNYIR
- a CDS encoding YggS family pyridoxal phosphate-dependent enzyme — translated: MSDRKQELAERTAEVREALANAARQAGRAPEDVTLVAVSKLHPASDIRALAETGQAEFGENYVQEALSKQEDLAGLDVNWHFIGGLQTNKAKYVAGKFALVHSVDSSKLARALHNKAVSLDTVQDILIQVNIAGETQKSGVETERLPELAEEVLGMEGLRLAGLMTMPPFFDDPERARPVFARLRELRDRLETRLGVKLPHLSMGMTGDFVPAVEEGATLVRIGTRIFGARPPRG
- the fliP gene encoding flagellar type III secretion system pore protein FliP (The bacterial flagellar biogenesis protein FliP forms a type III secretion system (T3SS)-type pore required for flagellar assembly.), translated to MSSRARLLTLLAVLAAVLLPALAWAQAPVIPKLSMELAAGQADPQEVSTLLEILFLLTVLSVAPAILLTMTSFTRIIIVFHFIRQAMGTQQMPPNQILAALAVFMTMVIMYPVGKAINETALQPYMNETINFTEALTRAQEPIRTFMFKHTREKDLSIFYSITKEPRPESKNDVPTIMLVAAYTISELKTGFTIGFLIYIPFLILDMVVASILLAMGMMMLPPVMISLPFKILLFILIDGWNLLVGSLVNTFQ
- a CDS encoding flagellar basal body-associated FliL family protein, producing MAEDEIQEDGKKKKSGLLKWIIIVVLLAGLGVGGYFVYTMYIAAPDENATAQDDASGDPAQPAEQLEGQIVALPTFLVNLADPLGRRYLKLGVEVEVRDSDAQAALTKYEAKIKDTLLLLLSSKTYDGLSTMQAKVELKQEIADRLNQIIGNGGVLRVYITEMVIQ
- a CDS encoding motility protein A, with the protein product MDLGTIIGIVLSFGLVLSAIMTGSSLIIFVSVPSLLIVVGGTIGAGLVNYPMNYIIGVIGVIKNTFFSSLDSPAEVIDRFKDYANRARREGILSLEPLIKEIDDDYMRKGLQLTVDGLEPQTIQEILETEISYLSERHATGADVVGALGTLAPAMGMIGTVIGLVQMLQTMSDPSSIGPAMAVALLTTLYGAIIANLILNPMAGKLKARSKEEILLREMIMEGILSISKGENPRIIEEKLNSYLPPKDRIVSD
- the fliN gene encoding flagellar motor switch protein FliN — encoded protein: MADDQDKLAQEWADALLENGDVTDPSEAESADMGNDDEALADEWAAALAESEQEEVRHEKEQAFLSTRTHDYDLPDMGPDAKAGSTSGKRDLDFILDIPLEVSAELGRTKLLINELLQLGQGSVVELNKLAGEPLEIYVNGKLVARGEAVVINEKFGIRLTDIISPIERVKQLG
- a CDS encoding peptidoglycan-binding domain-containing protein is translated as MNRLFSLIIVSALFALLSACVTTGTNMASTSPDPAFTAEDIANTEVIGSLNLPGHAKVVLAALLLEMRGESTAGLKSAVKFSKDGEHDLRNSFTNYKGYDVALIEIDQVGVGKQPKNGLNMAMGGVFTFMNDIGQTFSERFFADYTIARNGTMVIQNSAATPEFSEFPSVTGFFVKHEALVAAAPKLNSFRDFFLFAMANSIPMNATEEETRNLAQYDTLSFFDKLSRSELLPKTMEGNFAFLCFAMDRMSPVDSFIVKVSKSKLPRGVPSVEPHDIDFPDGYRMAIVEGSAKLYDKMRPFYIHALYKKGGAASGTEQHIGTFSNQKLPADIQRLSVPPGGEWVAEKLSAKTLTAPPRLLNPADREDAKLIQQALAKRGFYKGKIDGLFGKGSQGALRAFRKNTMGSDSAQWDMDVQNRLFN
- a CDS encoding TolB family protein translates to MQLPACAQASANIHFLDTFASMPESDARSFAASIHYPAESPETAPPNASLKWVEPLPDTLFPPDIAAPLFWWDAAEKPAAWKISVLAEDGPIFSVLTRSGHWIPTDGQWDLMRTRAALGHDAALRVCVAAVGGWDGRTIEGEVSLRIAFSPDPIDAKIFFLRKPVPFAEGQAHPELTQWLLADPARPGEPDLVMDGLPVCGNCHTFAAGGSVLGMDVDIDGDKGSYMLIRDKGRATVARNNLVSWNDRPTPAGAPYSFGLFTALSPSGRYAVSTVGEHSLFVSLDDKAFSQLFYPVTGFIGVYDVDAGRHADLPGASDERCVQTAPAFSPDGRTVAFSRAPVSPALLKAVTSGQVRAEPHSASIFALNEKYPFRFDIWTVPFNEGRGGEPVPLRGASDNGKSNYFARYSPDGEWIVFTQSPTGLVLQPFSRLMIVPAAGGKAAPLACNVEGMNSWHSWSPNGRWLVFSGKSRSPVTELFLTHIDKDGRSSPAIRLFRYSSESMAAMVPEFVPESFANLRSIRFGFHLDGSRQSKSGNIR